Within the Flavobacterium sp. N502536 genome, the region GTTTTAAACTCATTGATTAAGTTTACTGCGGCATCAACATCTAATAAGTTGTTGTAGGATAATTCTTTTCCGTGAACTTTGTTGAACATAGCGTCAAAATCACCAAAGAAAAATCCTTTTTGATGAGGGTTTTCCCCGTATCTTAAAATCTGACCATCTGCAATACTTTCTTTGTAAATGGTTTCGTCAGTATTGAAATAGTTAAAAATAGCACCGTCGTAGTGAGAAGAAACGTGGAAAGCTTTTGTAGCAAGCAATCTTCTGTTTTCAAGAGTCGTGGCTCCATTTTGTGTCGTAATCAAATCTAAAAGCAGGCTGTACTCGTTTACCGAAGCTACAATTACCGTGTCTTTGAAGTTTTTTGCACCGGCACGGATTAATGAAATTCCACCAATGTCAATTTTTTCAATAATATCCTGCTCGCTTGCACCTGAGGCAACTGTTTTTTCAAACGGATACAAATCAACAATTACCAAATCGATTTGCGGAATATCAAATTCCTTCATTTGCTGAACGTCACTTTCGTTATCCTGACGGTTTAAAATTCCACCAAAGATTTTCGGGTGTAATGTTTTTACTCTTCCTCCAAGAATTTCAGGGAAAGAAGTAATATCTTCAACAGGAACTACAGGAATACCAAGATTTTTTATAAAGTCTTCGGTTCCTCCGGTCGAGTAAAGTGTTACATTTTGTTCGTGTAATTTTCTAACGATTGGCTCTAAACCGTCTTTTGAAAAAACAGATATTAATGCCGATTGTATTGTTTTAGTTGTGCTCATCGTGTAGTTATGATTTTTGAGACTGCAAAAGTAGTTTTTTTAAACATTATTTTAAAGAAAATTAATGTAACATTATGCTAAAAAAATCTACTGATGAGTAAGTTAACTTTTATTAGGTTTTTGATTTTAAATTATTGAATTTTACTTTATTGAAAAATACGACTATATGCTGGTTTATCTTAGATTATTAAAAGAAAGTTTGAGCTTTGCTGTTAATGCTTTGCGAAATAATAAACTGCGAACTTTATTGTCTTTGTTAGGAGTAACAATTGGGATTTTTTCAATTATCGCTGTTTTGGCGGCAGTTGATTCTTTAGATCGTAAAATTTCTAAGGATTTGAGCAGCTTGGATAAAAATACAATTTATTTAATGAAGTTTAGTTTTGGGCCTTCCGAAATTCCACAATGGAAAAGAGATCAGTTCCCAAATGTAAAATACGATGAATATGTAGGGTTGAAGAACTCGTTAACAAATACCGATCAGGTAGCGTATCAGCTTTTTGTAAAACACGAGAGTTTAAAATACGATTCAAAAACCGTTAGTGATGTCAATATTATTCCTTCGTCAAGCGAAATTGTAGATATTGAAGGATTGAGCTTTGAAACAGGAAGGTTTTATAATGAATCAGAGTCCAACTCCGGTAAAGCCGTTATTGTTTTGGGTTACGAAATTGCCGAGGGACTTTTCGGCACAAGTGATCCGATTGGAAAAGATATTCGTTTGTACGGACAGCGTTTTACGGTTATTGGTGTAATTGCAAAACAGGGGGCGGGTTTCTTTGGAGACAGTAATGATACATCGGTTTATCTGCCGGTCAATTTTTTACGCCGAATGTATGGTGACAGCGATGCTATGACTCCCGTAATTGTTGTGAAACCGGAAAAAGGGGTAGACATGGATGCTTATAAAGCGCAGGTTGCACAAAAAATAAGAGCTATTCGCGGTATGAAAGCCGGCGAAATAGATAATTTCTTTATTAATGTACTTTCCGGATTTACCGATTTTATAGACGGAATTTTGGGACAAATGAATGTTGTGGGATGGATTATCAGCGGATTTTCTCTTTTGGTTGGCGGGTTCGGAATTGCCAATATTATGTTTGTATCCGTAAAAGAACGAACTCATTTAATTGGAATTCAGAAATCCCTGGGAGCTAAAAATCGATTTATTTTGTTTCAGTTTTTATTCGAAGCGGTTATTCTTTCTGTTATTGGCGGTATAATTGGCTTGCTGATGGTTTGGGGTATTGCGTTTGTTTTGACAAAAGTACTTGACTTCGAATTTGTTTTAAGTGCCGGAAATATCATTTTAGGAACCGGACTGGCGGCGCTTATCGGATTAATTTCGGGGATACTGCCGGCGATTTCTGCTGCAAATCTAGATCCGGTGGAAGCGATTCGAACCGGAATGTAATCCCATTACAGAAAAAATCATTTCCGAAGCACTTTAATTTTGGCTTTGCTGTTGAATTTTATCGTAATTTTAATACCCTAATTTAAAAAGCGATAATATGATACCAGTAAAAGCTTATGCAGCCTATGATGCTGTAAATCCGTTAAAACCTTATACGTTTGAAAGAAAAGAAGTTGGTGCTCATCAGGTTCAGATCGAAATTTTATACAGTGGCGTTTGCCATTCTGATATTCATACTGCAAAAGGCGACTGGGGGCCTGTTGACTATCCCTTAGTCCCAGGTCACGAAATTGTGGGCCGAATTGTAGCTGTTGGAAGTGAAGTCTCTAAGTTTAAAGTTGGAGAACTGGCAGGGGTAGGTTGTTTTGTAGATTCCTGCAGAGTTTGTCCGAGCTGTCAGTCGGGTGAAGAACAGTTTTGCGATGAAGGAATGACAGGAACTTATAACAGTGTTGAAAGAGGAACCAATATTCCAACACGCGGCGGATATTCAAACAGTATTATTGTGGATGAAAGCTATACCCTTCACGTTTCTGAAAAGCTCGACATAAGAGGAGTTGCCCCGTTACTGTGTGCCGGGATTACTACTTACTCTCCATTACGCTATTTAAAAGTAGGCAAAGGACATAAAGTTGGAGTTTTGGGACTTGGCGGTTTAGGACATATGGCGGTGAAATTTGCAGTCTCTTTTGGTGCCGAAGTTACTATGTTGAGTCACTCTCCTTCAAAAGAAGCAGATGCGAAGAAATTAGGAGCGCATAAATTTGCGTTAACCTCAAATCCTGAGACAATGGAGTCGTTAGCGAATAGCTTCGATTTTATCCTCAATACCGTTTCAGCAAAACATGACCATAATGCCTATCTGAATTTGTTAACGACTAACGGAACCATGATTGTTGTTGGAGCTCCTCCCGCACCTGCCGAAATTCCTGTTTTTACTTTGATTATGAAAAGAAGAAGTATCATTGGAAGTTTAATAGGAGGGATAAAAGAAACGCAGGAAATGTTAGATTACTGTGCTGAACATAATATTACTTCTGATGTTGAAATTATCGATATGGCCTACATTAATGAAGCTTACGATCGTATGAATAAAAGTGATGTGAAGTATCGTTTTGTAATTGATATGGCTTCTTTGAAGTAGCTAAGGTTGTGAGGTGCTAAGATTTTGAGTTTTTTGTTATAAATAGTATATTCCTTCGAAGCTTAATCACATAAAAAAAGTCCGTAAAGTTTGTCTTGGAGCTTTGCGGACTTTTTATCTTTATTAGGTGTGTGACTTATTATGAGGTTTTTTGACGTATTAGTTGTCTACCTTTTTGTATTCTAAAGTTCCAAGCTGATCCTGGGTAACTACACGTTTTTGACTATCGAAGTATTCAATTTGAAATTTCACAGGCATTAAATCAACCGTAACAGTTAAAATAGCGTTGTCTTTGGAGAGTTTCCATTTGCCGTTGATGCTTTTTTCTCCTACAATTCCTGTAAATTTTCCATCTTCGTTGAAGACCTGAAAAACCTGATCGCTATTGAA harbors:
- the purH gene encoding bifunctional phosphoribosylaminoimidazolecarboxamide formyltransferase/IMP cyclohydrolase, with protein sequence MSTTKTIQSALISVFSKDGLEPIVRKLHEQNVTLYSTGGTEDFIKNLGIPVVPVEDITSFPEILGGRVKTLHPKIFGGILNRQDNESDVQQMKEFDIPQIDLVIVDLYPFEKTVASGASEQDIIEKIDIGGISLIRAGAKNFKDTVIVASVNEYSLLLDLITTQNGATTLENRRLLATKAFHVSSHYDGAIFNYFNTDETIYKESIADGQILRYGENPHQKGFFFGDFDAMFNKVHGKELSYNNLLDVDAAVNLINEFKTDGPTFAILKHNNACGLASRKTISEAYLAALACDPTSAFGGVLIANTKIDLDTAQEINKLFCEVVIAPAYDEEAIAVLQEKKNRIILIQNEVELPSRQVRTCLNGLLIQDRNNITDTKEHLKTVTITEPTAEEIEDLIFASKICKNTKSNTIVFAKNGTLISSGTGQTSRVDALVQAVDKAKAFGFDLTGASMASDAFFPFPDCVELAKKAGITAVIQPGGSIKDELSINYCNENNLAMVFTGTRHFKH
- a CDS encoding ABC transporter permease, producing MLVYLRLLKESLSFAVNALRNNKLRTLLSLLGVTIGIFSIIAVLAAVDSLDRKISKDLSSLDKNTIYLMKFSFGPSEIPQWKRDQFPNVKYDEYVGLKNSLTNTDQVAYQLFVKHESLKYDSKTVSDVNIIPSSSEIVDIEGLSFETGRFYNESESNSGKAVIVLGYEIAEGLFGTSDPIGKDIRLYGQRFTVIGVIAKQGAGFFGDSNDTSVYLPVNFLRRMYGDSDAMTPVIVVKPEKGVDMDAYKAQVAQKIRAIRGMKAGEIDNFFINVLSGFTDFIDGILGQMNVVGWIISGFSLLVGGFGIANIMFVSVKERTHLIGIQKSLGAKNRFILFQFLFEAVILSVIGGIIGLLMVWGIAFVLTKVLDFEFVLSAGNIILGTGLAALIGLISGILPAISAANLDPVEAIRTGM
- a CDS encoding NAD(P)-dependent alcohol dehydrogenase; the protein is MIPVKAYAAYDAVNPLKPYTFERKEVGAHQVQIEILYSGVCHSDIHTAKGDWGPVDYPLVPGHEIVGRIVAVGSEVSKFKVGELAGVGCFVDSCRVCPSCQSGEEQFCDEGMTGTYNSVERGTNIPTRGGYSNSIIVDESYTLHVSEKLDIRGVAPLLCAGITTYSPLRYLKVGKGHKVGVLGLGGLGHMAVKFAVSFGAEVTMLSHSPSKEADAKKLGAHKFALTSNPETMESLANSFDFILNTVSAKHDHNAYLNLLTTNGTMIVVGAPPAPAEIPVFTLIMKRRSIIGSLIGGIKETQEMLDYCAEHNITSDVEIIDMAYINEAYDRMNKSDVKYRFVIDMASLK
- a CDS encoding DUF5004 domain-containing protein — encoded protein: MKKIVYLALIMLASLSIQAQTSKELIGKWQLVKLTKNGKEKDIKEKFNSDQVFQVFNEDGKFTGIVGEKSINGKWKLSKDNAILTVTVDLMPVKFQIEYFDSQKRVVTQDQLGTLEYKKVDN